AGCACTACTATTCTATCATCAGTTCCTGGAATGAACGCGACATTTGCCTGCATCAGTCGAGATTCTTTCCCTGGAAGGATAACATGAAGGCTGTATGTTGATGGAGAATCACCGGATCCCGTTGCTCTGTTCAAGAAATATCCTCTTGCACGTTCGATATCCTCTTCTGCAACAAATCGGGACCAGTTTACTTTACCGACCAATTCATTTGTGCTGAATCCAACAATTTTTTCAAACTGCATATTTACGAACTGGATAATTCCATCTTCATCGATTATAACAATAAGACTATCAATGAGATCAAGAATTGTCTCGAGAACTTTTTTTCGTGAATTCAATTCTTCTTCAAGCTTTGACATCCTTGCTGTAACAGATTCAAGGTGTTTCAGTATCTGATCGTTATCTTCTTTTTGCTTCATTTTTTCACCAGGTTTCTTCCAGTCGTCTCAGCTGATAACAGTATTGTATTACTCCTGGTTCCAGAGAAGTTCACCTGCGAGTGAATCTAATGGTTTTAATAGTACAACCAATTAGTAATAATGTACTATTTTTGAACAGGTTAAATATATTGGTAACAGGCTTCTCCGTCATATGGGGATCTCTCTGTCTCTTGAATTTTCAATGCCTGACAGGATAATGGCTGTGAACATCAACAGACAACTGAATATTCCCTGTGGAGTTACGGTTTCTCCGAGCATAAGCCGACCGCCAATGAGAACGAATACCGTCTTCAGACTCATTACTATTGCAGCATGAGAGGGGTGAGTTCTCTTATGAGCAACAATCTGTAGAGTATATGCTATTCCTACACGGGTACGGGTATAATGATAGAAGTGTATTCTGAATCAACTGTATAATTCAGAAAAGGACTTGACATAAAATTATATGTTATTATCATCTAGATGCTATATGCACATAGATGAAAGGAACAGTATGTTGCGAAGAGGTCGAAGGGGATATGGAGCTCAGGATGGATGCAGACGGAGAATCAGAAGGTTTCTAGAACCATGCCTTCTTCTACTGCTTCATGCCGGAGAATCGCACGGTTACGAGCTTCTTGAAAACCTTGATCGCTTTGGCTTCGGCGGAAATCCGGCTGATTCCAGTACTATTTACCGAATTCTCAGAAGT
This genomic stretch from Candidatus Aegiribacteria sp. harbors:
- a CDS encoding DMT family transporter, whose protein sequence is MHFYHYTRTRVGIAYTLQIVAHKRTHPSHAAIVMSLKTVFVLIGGRLMLGETVTPQGIFSCLLMFTAIILSGIENSRDREIPI